From Nicotiana tabacum cultivar K326 chromosome 20, ASM71507v2, whole genome shotgun sequence, one genomic window encodes:
- the LOC107768234 gene encoding putative inactive receptor kinase At1g27190: protein MTTKTTSPIFFFTLLLLSFTPTPSFSIENDIKCLEGIKSALSDPLNKLSSWSFSNTSIAASICKLVGVSCWNEKENRLISLQLPSMSLSGSLPPSLQYCTSLQSLDLSGNSLSGSLPVQLCSWLPYLVNLDLSGNSFSGSIPPEFINCKFLNTLLLNDNKLTGSIPFEIGRLDRLKRFSVSNNGLAGPVPDDLDRFLKDDFEGNNGLCGKPLGSKCSNLSNKNLVIIIAAGIVGAAGSLVLGFGIWWWFLVQPSKKKNRELGDGKGNNNSSDWVEKLRAFKLVQVTLFQKPINKIKLNDLLAATNSFDSDNIVISTRTGISYRAMLPDGSALAIKRLSSCKVSTEKQFRSEMNRLGQLRHPNLVPLLGFCVVDSERLLVYKHMQNGSLYSLLHGNLSTGVRSSNIELSWPARLRIAAGAARGLAWLHHGCQPPYLHQYLSSNVILVDDDLDARITDFGLARLVGSSDSNDSSFVNGDLGEFGYVAPEYSSTLVASMKGDVYSFGVMMLELVTRRKPLGAGNAEEGFKGSLVDWVNQLSSSGRSRDAIDKSFVGRGQDDEILRVLQIASSCVVSRPKDRPSMYTVYQSLKGMVKEHCFSEHFDEFPINLTKQNHDHKD, encoded by the coding sequence ATGACAACAAAAACAACCAGCCCCATTTTCTTCTTCACTCTTCTCCTCCTTAGTTTCACTCCAACCCCATCTTTTTCCATTGAAAATGATATCAAATGTCTTGAAGGAATCAAATCTGCACTTTCTGACCCACTCAATAAGCTCTCATCTTGGTCTTTTTCAAACACTTCTATTGCTGCCTCAATTTGCAAACTTGTTGGTGTTTCTTGCTGGAATGAAAAAGAAAACCGGCTCATTTCTCTTCAGCTCCCTTCTATGTCTCTCTCCGGTTCACTCCCACCTTCCCTTCAGTATTGTACCTCTCTTCAATCCCTTGATCTCTCTGGTAACTCCCTCTCCGGTTCACTCCCGGTTCAACTCTGTTCTTGGTTGCCTTATCTTGTTAATCTTGATTTATCTGGTAATTCTTTCTCCGGTTCCATACCTCCCGAGTTTATTAATTGCAAATTCTTGAACACCCTTTTGCTAAATGACAATAAACTTACTGGTTCGATCCCTTTTGAGATTGGCCGGCTCGACCGGTTGAAACGGTTCAGTGTGTCAAACAATGGTCTTGCCGGTCCGGTTCCTGATGATTTAGACCGGTTCTTGAAAGATGATTTTGAAGGGAATAATGGGCTTTGTGGGAAACCACTTGGATCTAAATGCAGTAATTTGAGTAACAAGAATCTTGTTATTATTATAGCTGCTGGTATTGTAGGTGCTGCAGGGTCTTTGGTTCTTGGATTTGGGATTTGGTGGTGGTTTTTAGTTCAGCCTAGTAAGAAGAAAAACAGAGAACTTGGTGATGGTAAAGGTAATAATAATAGCAGTGATTGGGTTGAAAAGTTGAGAGCTTTTAAGCTTGTTCAGGTGACATTGTTTCAAAAACCTATTAATAAGATAAAGTTAAATGATTTATTAGCAGCTACTAATTCTTTTGATAGTGATAATATTGTTATTTCAACTAGGACTGGTATTTCTTATAGAGCTATGTTGCCTGATGGATCTGCATTGGCTATTAAAAGGTTGAGTAGTTGTAAAGTGAGTACTGAAAAACAGTTTAGGTCCGAGATGAATCGATTAGGACAGCTTAGGCATCCAAATTTAGTGCCTTTATTGGGGTTCTGTGTAGTTGATAGTGAAAGGCTTTTGGTGTATAAGCATATGCAGAATGGGAGTTTGTATTCACTTTTGCATGGTAATCTTAGTACTGGTGTTAGGAGTAGTAATATTGAGCTTAGTTGGCCAGCTAGGCTTAGGATTGCTGCTGGTGCAGCTAGAGGACTTGCTTGGCTTCATCACGGGTGTCAGCCGCCATATTTGCATCAATACCTTAGCTCGAATGTGATTCTTGTAGACGACGATCTTGATGCTAGGATCACAGATTTTGGGCTTGCAAGGCTCGTTGGTTCTAGTGACTCGAACGATAGTTCGTTTGTCAATGGGGATTTAGGAGAGTTTGGTTATGTGGCTCCTGAATATTCGAGCACATTGGTTGCGTCGATGAAAGGGGATGTTTATAGTTTTGGAGTAATGATGTTAGAGTTGGTGACTAGGCGAAAGCCTCTTGGTGCGGGCAATGCTGAGGAAGGATTTAAAGGTAGCCTAGTTGATTGGGTTAATCAACTCTCGAGCTCAGGTCGAAGTAGGGATGCGATTGACAAATCTTTTGTCGGAAGAGGTCAGGACGATGAAATCTTGCGAGTTCTTCAAATTGCTTCTTCTTGTGTGGTTTCAAGGCCGAAAGATAGACCATCTATGTACACAGTGTACCAATCATTGAAGGGAATGGTGAAAGAACATTGCTTTTCGGAACACTTTGATGAATTTCCAATCAACTTGACCAAGCAAAATCATGATCATAAGGATTAG